A stretch of Candidatus Hydrogenedentota bacterium DNA encodes these proteins:
- a CDS encoding exo-alpha-sialidase, with amino-acid sequence MKCSLLLFALAVGALHVPADEVYAPVVLGPRTSGAILLPDGTLKQFEADGLGEGLYRNYSVTSNDGGKTWSERKFEFEGKRENLPLLAQDGEYHLFPMEVRHEGEGRREIAVNYFIDVWHLKTRKGGTEWEPAKRIFEGYVGSLNGVIQLRNGRIILPFAEWIGGRDQGPPTGANITTCVYSDDQGDTWHKSPAQLTAPAYTDYNGSAYGACEPVLIELKDGRVYMLARTEAGRLYESYSPDGVNWPPLQPSRFIGTDAPAAFLRLPDDRILLFWNGCEKPPRVGKDGVYGGRDIVHAAISDDECQTWRGFREVYRDPTRNDTPPRTGDRGTAYPMPYRAPEGKVIVMTGQGRAGATFTFDPDWLLETSSKSDFTNDLEDWSVFKPFGPAEGWWRDRVAGATLVDHPDKPGAKALWIRRPDEKDGDGAVWNFPLGLKGEVTLRVMVKEGFSGANITLMDRFFDPTDPTGEIEAPFNLAIQPDGHISIAHALTPGTWHTLRLRWSLPERTCVVSVDGVEKVWLPQAYREPMGVNYIRIRSTASGIDDKGLFVESVEASVGE; translated from the coding sequence ATGAAATGTTCTCTCCTGCTCTTCGCACTGGCTGTCGGCGCCCTTCACGTCCCCGCCGATGAAGTGTACGCACCCGTCGTCCTCGGCCCGCGCACCAGCGGCGCCATCCTCCTGCCCGACGGCACCCTCAAGCAGTTCGAAGCCGACGGACTGGGAGAGGGGCTCTACCGCAATTACTCCGTCACCTCCAATGACGGCGGTAAGACTTGGAGCGAGCGCAAGTTTGAGTTTGAAGGCAAGCGCGAGAATCTGCCCCTCCTCGCGCAGGACGGCGAATACCATCTCTTTCCCATGGAAGTGCGCCACGAAGGGGAGGGGCGGCGCGAGATCGCCGTCAATTACTTCATCGACGTGTGGCACCTCAAAACCCGCAAGGGCGGCACGGAGTGGGAGCCCGCCAAGCGCATTTTCGAGGGCTATGTCGGCTCCCTGAACGGTGTGATCCAATTGCGCAACGGACGTATCATCCTGCCCTTTGCCGAGTGGATCGGCGGGCGTGATCAGGGCCCGCCCACGGGGGCCAACATCACCACCTGCGTCTATTCCGATGATCAGGGCGACACCTGGCACAAGTCCCCGGCACAACTCACTGCACCGGCCTACACCGACTATAACGGCAGTGCCTATGGCGCCTGCGAGCCCGTCCTGATCGAACTTAAAGACGGCCGCGTCTACATGCTTGCACGCACGGAGGCCGGGCGCCTCTATGAGTCGTACTCGCCCGACGGCGTAAACTGGCCGCCTCTCCAGCCCTCACGCTTCATTGGCACCGACGCGCCCGCCGCCTTCTTGCGCCTGCCGGACGACCGCATCCTCCTCTTCTGGAACGGCTGCGAGAAACCCCCGCGGGTAGGCAAAGACGGCGTCTATGGCGGCCGCGACATCGTCCATGCCGCCATCTCCGACGACGAATGCCAGACGTGGCGCGGCTTCCGCGAAGTCTATCGCGATCCCACGCGCAACGACACGCCCCCGCGCACCGGCGATCGCGGCACGGCCTATCCCATGCCCTACCGCGCGCCCGAGGGCAAGGTCATCGTCATGACCGGACAGGGCCGCGCCGGGGCCACCTTCACCTTCGATCCCGACTGGCTCCTGGAAACGAGTTCGAAAAGCGACTTCACCAACGACCTGGAGGACTGGTCGGTCTTCAAACCCTTCGGCCCGGCGGAAGGCTGGTGGCGCGATCGCGTGGCCGGGGCCACGCTCGTCGATCACCCCGACAAGCCCGGCGCAAAAGCCCTCTGGATACGGCGTCCCGACGAAAAGGACGGCGACGGCGCCGTGTGGAATTTCCCCCTCGGCCTGAAAGGCGAAGTAACCCTGCGCGTGATGGTGAAGGAAGGCTTCAGCGGCGCGAATATCACCCTGATGGACCGCTTCTTCGATCCCACCGACCCGACCGGCGAGATTGAGGCGCCCTTCAACCTGGCCATTCAACCCGACGGCCACATCTCCATCGCCCACGCCCTCACGCCGGGAACCTGGCACACCCTGCGCCTCCGGTGGAGCCTGCCCGAACGCACCTGCGTCGTTTCCGTCGACGGCGTCGAAAAAGTCTGGCTGCCCCAGGCCTACCGCGAGCCCATGGGCGTCAACTACATCCGCATCCGCTCCACGGCAAGTGGCATCGATGACAAGGGCTTGTTTGTGGAGTCGGTCGAAGCGAGCGTGGGGGAGTGA
- the pspF gene encoding phage shock protein operon transcriptional activator, with the protein MYQPNEGFPDALPEALGESEVFLDFQDRLSRVAKVERPVLIIGERGTGKELAARRVHYLSKRWQEPLVELNCAALASTLIESELFGHEAGAFTGAQRQRRGRFEMANGGTLFLDELGNIPLPVQEKILRVVEYGRFERVGGTEQISVDVRIVGATNADLATLADSGRFMRDLLDRLSFEVLYLPPLRARSEDILLLANHFAIRMAFELGRSQMPSFSDTVEDALEAYPWRGNVRELKNVVERAVYQATGDVIDRVVFDPFDSPYAPIAAAAAPDRSSPIPGSPSPAILLDRPFGELVEDYERRLLSTALAQARFNQRKAASLLGLTYHQFRGLYRKYGEQLIVDS; encoded by the coding sequence ATGTACCAGCCGAATGAAGGATTTCCAGACGCGCTACCGGAGGCTTTGGGCGAGTCGGAGGTGTTTCTGGATTTTCAGGATCGCCTGAGTCGCGTGGCGAAGGTGGAGCGTCCGGTGCTGATCATCGGGGAGCGGGGCACGGGCAAGGAGCTGGCGGCGCGGCGGGTGCACTATCTTTCCAAGCGATGGCAGGAGCCGCTGGTGGAGTTGAACTGCGCGGCGCTGGCATCGACGCTGATCGAGTCGGAGCTCTTCGGCCACGAGGCGGGCGCTTTCACGGGCGCGCAGCGTCAACGGCGCGGTCGCTTCGAAATGGCCAATGGCGGCACGCTCTTTCTGGATGAACTGGGCAATATTCCCTTGCCGGTGCAGGAAAAGATTCTGCGGGTGGTGGAGTATGGCCGCTTCGAACGGGTGGGCGGCACGGAGCAGATCTCGGTGGATGTGCGAATCGTGGGCGCGACGAATGCCGACCTGGCCACCCTGGCGGATTCGGGGCGATTCATGCGCGACCTGCTGGATCGGCTGTCCTTTGAGGTGCTCTATCTTCCCCCACTCCGGGCACGCTCGGAGGACATACTGCTGCTGGCGAACCATTTTGCGATCCGGATGGCGTTTGAACTGGGCCGCAGCCAGATGCCGTCCTTCAGCGATACGGTCGAGGATGCGCTGGAGGCCTACCCGTGGCGCGGCAACGTGCGCGAACTGAAGAACGTCGTGGAACGGGCGGTCTACCAGGCGACGGGGGATGTGATTGACCGGGTGGTCTTCGATCCCTTTGATTCGCCGTATGCGCCGATTGCCGCGGCGGCGGCTCCGGACCGATCATCGCCTATTCCGGGGTCCCCCTCCCCCGCCATTCTGCTGGATCGCCCCTTTGGCGAGCTGGTGGAGGATTATGAGCGGCGGCTCCTCTCGACGGCATTGGCGCAGGCGCGGTTCAATCAGCGCAAGGCGGCCTCCTTGCTGGGGCTGACCTATCACCAGTTTCGCGGGCTGTATCGGAAATATGGGGAGCAGTTGATAGTTGATAGTTGA